A genomic stretch from Pseudomonas alkylphenolica includes:
- the cspD gene encoding cold shock domain-containing protein CspD: MASGKVKWFNNAKGYGFINEDGKTEDLFAHYSAIQMDGYKTLKAGQPVKFEIIQGPKGMHAVNITSATVQPAATTPTPDPETVKA, translated from the coding sequence ATGGCAAGCGGTAAAGTCAAGTGGTTCAACAATGCCAAGGGCTATGGCTTCATCAATGAAGACGGGAAAACAGAGGATCTGTTTGCACACTACTCGGCCATTCAGATGGACGGCTATAAAACATTGAAAGCCGGTCAACCCGTCAAGTTCGAGATTATCCAGGGCCCCAAAGGCATGCACGCGGTGAACATCACCAGTGCAACCGTTCAACCCGCCGCCACCACCCCCACCCCCGACCCGGAAACAGTCAAGGCCTGA
- a CDS encoding arginyltransferase produces the protein MTELARLKFYATQPHSCSYLPDEQATTLFLDPSQPMDVNVYADLSEMGFRRSGDHLYRPHCQNCNACVPARIPAARFLPNRQQKRILKRNADLTVNAARPAFKEEYFELYRRYIEQRHADGDMYPPSRDQFATFLVRDLPFSRFYEFRLNGRLVAVAVTDLLPNGLSAVYTFYDPDEERRSLGRFAILWQITEALRQGLDAVYLGYWIKNCKKMNYKTQYRPIELLINQRWVTLN, from the coding sequence ATGACAGAGCTGGCGCGGTTGAAGTTTTATGCCACTCAACCCCATTCCTGCAGTTACCTGCCAGACGAACAGGCCACCACGCTGTTTCTCGACCCGAGCCAGCCGATGGATGTGAACGTCTACGCAGACCTGTCGGAAATGGGCTTCCGGCGTAGCGGCGACCACCTGTATCGCCCGCATTGCCAGAACTGCAACGCCTGTGTGCCGGCGCGGATTCCGGCTGCGCGCTTTCTACCCAACCGTCAGCAGAAACGCATCCTCAAGCGCAATGCCGACCTGACCGTCAACGCCGCACGCCCAGCGTTCAAGGAGGAGTACTTCGAGCTGTACCGGCGCTACATCGAACAACGCCATGCTGACGGCGATATGTACCCGCCCAGCCGCGATCAGTTTGCCACCTTCCTGGTCCGTGACCTGCCGTTTTCCCGCTTCTACGAGTTCCGCCTCAACGGCCGCCTGGTCGCCGTAGCGGTCACCGACCTGCTGCCCAATGGTCTGTCGGCGGTCTACACCTTCTACGACCCCGACGAAGAGCGCCGTAGCCTGGGGCGCTTTGCCATCCTCTGGCAGATTACCGAAGCCCTGCGACAAGGTCTCGATGCGGTCTACCTCGGTTACTGGATCAAAAACTGCAAAAAGATGAACTACAAAACCCAGTACCGCCCCATTGAGCTGTTGATCAATCAGCGCTGGGTAACCCTGAACTGA
- the clpA gene encoding ATP-dependent Clp protease ATP-binding subunit ClpA encodes MLNRELEVTLNLAFKEARSKRHEFMTVEHLLLALLDNEAAATVLRACGANLDKLKHDLQEFIDSTTPLIPVHDEDRETQPTLGFQRVLQRAVFHVQSSGKREVTGANVLVAIFSEQESQAVFLLKQQSVARIDVVNYIAHGISKVPGHGEHSEGEQDMQDEDGGETSSSGNPLDAYASNLNEQARQGRIDPLVGRELEVERVAQILARRRKNNPLLVGEAGVGKTAIAEGLAKRIVDGQVPDLLAQSVVYSLDLGALLAGTKYRGDFEKRFKALLNELRKRPQAILFIDEIHTIIGAGAASGGVMDASNLLKPLLSSGDIRCIGSTTFQEFRGIFEKDRALARRFQKVDVSEPSVEDTVGILRGLKGRFESHHNIEYSDEALRAAAELAARYINDRHMPDKAIDVIDEAGAYQRLQPVEMRVKRIDVPQVEDIVAKIARIPPKHVTSSDKELLRNLERDLKLTVFGQDAAIDSLATAIKLSRAGLKSPDKPVGSFLFAGPTGVGKTEAARQLAKALGVELVRFDMSEYMERHTVSRLIGAPPGYVGFDQGGLLTEAITKQPHCVLLLDEIEKAHPEVFNLLLQVMDHGTLTDNNGRKADFRNVIVIMTTNAGAETAARASIGFTQQDHSSDAMEVIKKSFTPEFRNRLDTIIQFGRLSHETIKSVVDKFLIELQAQLEDKRVLLEVSDAARSWLAAGGYDAQMGARPMARLIQDKIKRPLAEEILFGELAEHGGVVHIDIRDGELVFEFETTAEMA; translated from the coding sequence ATGTTAAACCGCGAGCTCGAAGTCACCCTCAATCTGGCCTTCAAGGAGGCGCGCTCGAAACGTCATGAATTCATGACCGTCGAGCACCTGCTGCTGGCACTATTGGATAATGAGGCCGCCGCGACCGTTCTGCGCGCCTGCGGCGCGAACCTCGACAAACTCAAACACGACCTGCAGGAGTTCATTGACTCCACCACGCCGTTGATTCCCGTGCATGACGAGGATCGCGAAACCCAGCCAACCCTGGGCTTCCAGCGGGTGTTGCAGCGCGCAGTCTTTCATGTCCAGAGCTCGGGCAAGCGTGAAGTCACCGGCGCCAATGTGCTGGTAGCGATTTTCAGCGAACAGGAAAGCCAGGCTGTGTTCCTGCTCAAGCAGCAGAGCGTGGCGCGTATCGACGTGGTCAATTACATCGCCCATGGCATCTCCAAGGTGCCGGGCCATGGTGAACACTCCGAAGGCGAGCAGGATATGCAGGACGAGGACGGCGGCGAGACTTCATCGTCGGGTAATCCACTGGATGCCTATGCCAGCAACCTCAACGAGCAGGCCCGTCAAGGGCGCATCGATCCGCTGGTCGGTCGCGAGCTTGAGGTCGAGCGCGTAGCGCAGATCCTTGCCCGTCGGCGCAAGAACAACCCGCTGCTGGTCGGTGAGGCCGGCGTCGGCAAGACGGCCATCGCCGAAGGCCTGGCCAAGCGTATCGTCGATGGCCAGGTGCCCGACCTGCTGGCGCAGAGCGTGGTCTATTCCCTGGATCTGGGCGCTTTGCTGGCCGGTACCAAGTACCGCGGCGACTTCGAGAAGCGCTTCAAGGCGCTGCTCAACGAGTTGCGCAAACGGCCGCAAGCAATTCTGTTTATCGACGAAATTCACACTATTATCGGTGCAGGTGCAGCTTCCGGTGGCGTCATGGATGCCTCCAACCTGCTCAAGCCGTTGCTGTCTTCGGGTGATATCCGTTGCATCGGTTCGACCACCTTCCAGGAGTTTCGCGGGATCTTCGAGAAGGATCGCGCCCTGGCGCGGCGCTTCCAGAAGGTTGATGTCAGCGAGCCATCGGTGGAAGACACCGTGGGCATCCTGCGTGGCCTGAAGGGGCGTTTCGAGTCTCATCACAATATCGAATACAGTGATGAAGCCTTGCGCGCCGCTGCCGAGCTGGCGGCCCGTTACATCAATGATCGGCACATGCCCGACAAGGCCATCGATGTGATCGACGAGGCCGGCGCCTACCAGCGCCTGCAACCGGTGGAGATGCGCGTCAAGCGTATCGATGTGCCACAAGTCGAGGACATCGTCGCGAAAATCGCGCGGATTCCGCCTAAGCACGTTACCAGTTCCGACAAAGAGCTGCTGCGTAACCTTGAGCGTGATCTGAAGCTGACCGTGTTCGGCCAGGATGCAGCGATCGATTCGCTGGCGACTGCGATCAAACTGTCGCGCGCCGGCTTGAAGTCGCCGGACAAGCCAGTGGGCTCGTTCCTGTTCGCCGGCCCTACCGGTGTCGGTAAAACCGAGGCGGCGCGTCAGTTGGCCAAGGCCTTGGGTGTCGAGCTGGTGCGTTTCGACATGTCCGAGTATATGGAGCGTCATACCGTATCGCGCTTGATCGGTGCGCCTCCGGGCTATGTTGGGTTCGACCAGGGTGGTTTGCTCACCGAGGCCATTACCAAGCAACCGCATTGCGTATTGCTGCTCGATGAAATCGAGAAGGCCCATCCGGAAGTCTTCAACCTGCTGCTGCAGGTGATGGACCACGGTACCCTGACCGACAACAACGGGCGCAAAGCGGACTTCCGCAATGTCATCGTGATCATGACCACCAATGCCGGTGCTGAAACCGCTGCACGAGCCTCGATCGGTTTCACGCAGCAGGATCACTCCTCCGACGCCATGGAAGTGATCAAGAAGAGCTTCACGCCGGAGTTCCGCAACCGTCTGGACACCATCATCCAGTTTGGCCGCCTCAGTCACGAGACGATCAAGAGTGTGGTGGACAAGTTCCTCATCGAGCTGCAGGCGCAACTGGAAGACAAGCGCGTGCTGCTGGAGGTGAGCGATGCGGCGCGCAGTTGGCTGGCTGCCGGTGGTTACGATGCGCAGATGGGCGCACGGCCAATGGCGCGGCTGATCCAGGACAAGATCAAGCGGCCATTGGCCGAAGAGATCCTGTTTGGAGAGCTGGCCGAGCACGGTGGTGTGGTGCACATCGACATTCGCGATGGCGAGCTGGTGTTCGAGTTCGAGACCACGGCTGAGATGGCGTAA
- the icd gene encoding NADP-dependent isocitrate dehydrogenase has protein sequence MGYQKIKVPAVGDKITVNADHSLNVPDNPIIPFIEGDGIGVDVSPVMIKVVDAAVEKAYGGKRKISWMEVYAGEKATQVYDQDTWLPQETLDAVKDYVVSIKGPLTTPVGGGIRSLNVALRQQLDLYVCLRPVVWFQGVPSPVKKPGDVDMVIFRENSEDIYAGIEWKAGSPEATKVIKFLKEEMGVTKIRFDQDCGIGIKPVSKEGTQRLVRKALQYVVDNDRKSLTIVHKGNIMKFTEGAFKDWGYEIAKNEFGAELLDGGPWMKFKNPKTGREVIVKDAIADAMLQQILLRPAEYDVIATLNLNGDYLSDALAAEVGGIGIAPGANLSDTVAMFEATHGTAPKYAGKDQVNPGSVILSAEMMLRHLGWTEAADLIIKGTNGAIAAKTVTYDFERLMDGATLVSSSGFGDALIKHM, from the coding sequence ATGGGATACCAGAAAATCAAGGTTCCGGCAGTCGGCGACAAAATCACCGTCAATGCGGACCATTCTCTCAATGTTCCTGATAATCCGATCATCCCGTTCATCGAAGGCGACGGCATTGGCGTAGACGTCAGTCCCGTCATGATCAAAGTGGTCGATGCTGCTGTAGAAAAAGCCTATGGGGGCAAGCGCAAGATTTCCTGGATGGAAGTCTACGCTGGTGAGAAGGCCACCCAGGTGTATGACCAGGATACCTGGCTGCCCCAGGAAACCCTGGACGCGGTCAAGGATTACGTCGTCTCCATCAAAGGTCCGCTGACCACCCCGGTCGGTGGAGGTATCCGCTCCCTTAACGTGGCCCTGCGCCAACAACTGGACCTGTATGTCTGTCTGCGCCCGGTGGTGTGGTTCCAGGGTGTGCCGAGCCCGGTGAAAAAGCCGGGTGACGTCGACATGGTGATCTTCCGCGAAAACTCCGAAGACATTTATGCCGGTATCGAATGGAAGGCCGGCTCGCCTGAGGCGACCAAGGTCATCAAGTTCCTGAAAGAAGAAATGGGTGTCACCAAGATCCGTTTCGACCAGGATTGCGGCATCGGCATCAAGCCGGTATCGAAGGAAGGCACCCAGCGCCTGGTGCGCAAGGCTCTGCAGTACGTAGTGGACAACGACCGCAAGTCGCTGACCATCGTGCACAAGGGCAACATCATGAAGTTCACCGAAGGTGCCTTCAAGGACTGGGGCTACGAGATCGCCAAGAACGAATTCGGCGCCGAGCTGCTCGACGGCGGCCCATGGATGAAGTTCAAAAACCCGAAAACCGGCCGTGAAGTCATCGTCAAGGATGCTATCGCTGACGCCATGCTCCAGCAGATCCTGCTGCGTCCGGCCGAATATGACGTGATTGCCACCCTTAACCTCAACGGTGACTACCTCTCCGATGCTCTGGCGGCAGAAGTGGGTGGTATCGGTATTGCGCCGGGCGCTAACCTGTCCGACACCGTGGCCATGTTCGAAGCCACCCACGGTACCGCGCCGAAATACGCCGGCAAGGACCAGGTCAACCCAGGCTCGGTGATTCTCTCGGCCGAGATGATGCTGCGCCACCTGGGCTGGACCGAGGCGGCTGACCTGATCATCAAGGGTACCAACGGTGCCATCGCGGCTAAAACCGTGACTTATGACTTCGAGCGCCTGATGGATGGCGCGACGCTGGTCAGCAGCTCCGGTTTTGGTGATGCGCTGATCAAACACATGTAA
- the infA gene encoding translation initiation factor IF-1 gives MSKEDSFEMEGTVVDTLPNTMFRVELENGHVVTAHISGKMRKNYIRILTGDKVRVELTPYDLSKGRITYRAR, from the coding sequence ATGTCGAAAGAAGACAGCTTCGAAATGGAAGGCACTGTCGTCGACACCCTGCCCAACACCATGTTCCGTGTGGAGTTGGAAAATGGGCACGTCGTTACCGCGCATATCTCCGGAAAAATGCGCAAGAACTACATTCGTATTCTGACCGGTGACAAGGTCCGCGTCGAACTGACGCCTTACGACCTGAGCAAGGGGCGCATCACCTACCGCGCCCGCTAA
- the aat gene encoding leucyl/phenylalanyl-tRNA--protein transferase yields the protein MLTWLSRDTLTFPALDKALRDPNGLLAAGGDLSAERLVQAYRHGCFPWYQDGQPILWWSPDPRTVLFPDELHVSRSLRKFIRQGHYQVSFDQDFAAVIKACAAPRDYADGTWITDSMQAAYLKLHQQGFAHSVEVRQNGELVGGLYGLAMGRLFFGESMFSRADNASKVGFVTLVEHLQQAGFALIDCQMPTDHLHSLGARAIARATFADYLQRYLDQPSSASWVC from the coding sequence ATGCTGACCTGGTTGAGCCGCGACACCCTGACCTTCCCTGCGCTGGATAAAGCCCTGCGCGATCCCAACGGCCTGCTGGCCGCCGGCGGCGACCTCAGCGCCGAGCGCCTGGTACAAGCCTACCGCCACGGCTGCTTCCCCTGGTACCAGGACGGCCAGCCGATTCTCTGGTGGTCGCCCGACCCGCGTACAGTGCTGTTTCCCGACGAATTGCACGTATCGCGTTCGCTGCGCAAGTTCATCCGCCAGGGCCATTACCAGGTCAGTTTCGACCAGGATTTTGCCGCCGTGATCAAAGCCTGCGCAGCGCCCCGCGACTACGCCGATGGCACCTGGATCACCGACAGCATGCAGGCGGCCTACCTCAAGCTGCATCAACAGGGCTTCGCCCATTCGGTTGAAGTTCGCCAGAACGGCGAACTGGTGGGCGGCCTGTACGGCCTGGCCATGGGCCGGTTGTTTTTTGGCGAGTCGATGTTCAGCCGCGCCGACAACGCCTCCAAGGTAGGTTTCGTGACCCTGGTCGAGCACCTGCAGCAGGCCGGCTTTGCCCTGATCGACTGCCAGATGCCGACCGACCACCTGCATAGCCTGGGCGCCCGGGCCATTGCCCGGGCAACCTTCGCCGACTACCTGCAGCGCTACCTTGACCAACCCAGCAGCGCCAGCTGGGTTTGCTAG
- the ftsK gene encoding DNA translocase FtsK, which translates to MKKSTATSNPLPVPQWRQQLHYRLKEGALIAMGALCLYLWMALLTYDQADPGFSHTSNVEQVQNAAGRAGAYFADVLFMVLGYFAYIFPLLLAIKTWQIFRERHQPWQWSGWLFSWRLIGLVFLVLSGAALAHIHFHSAASLPASAGGALGESLGDLAKNALNVQGSTLMFIALFLFGLTVFTDLSWFKVMDVTGKITLDLFELFQGAANRWWAARNERKRLVAQLREVDDHEYDVVAPVVPDRREQVKAKERIIEREPVPSKPVAERVQPPAPVIMPTPAKVPEPSKRVQKEKQAPLFVDSAVEGTLPPISILDPAEKKQVNYSPESLASVGNLLEIKLKEFGVEVSVDSIHPGPVITRYEIQPAAGVKVSRIANLAKDLARSLAVTSVRVVEVIPGKTTVGIEIPNEDRQIVRFSEVLSSPQYDEAKSPVTMALGHDIGGKPVITDLAKMPHLLVAGTTGSGKSVGVNAMILSILFKSGPEDAKLIMIDPKMLELSIYEGIPHLLCPVVTDMKDAANALRWSVAEMERRYKLMAAMGVRNLAGFNRKVKDAEEAGEPIYDPMFKRESMDDVPPLLKTLPTIVVVVDEFADMMMIVGKKVEELIARIAQKARAAGIHLILATQRPSVDVITGLIKANIPTRMAFQVSSKIDSRTIIDQGGAEQLLGHGDMLYMPPGTSLPIRVHGAFVSDDEVHRVVEAWKLRGAPDYNEDILSGVEEAGSGFDGGSGGGGDDDAETDALYDEAVQFVLESRRASISAVQRKLKIGYNRAARMIEAMEMAGVVTAMNTNGSREVIAPGPSRD; encoded by the coding sequence TTGAAGAAATCCACCGCTACATCGAATCCCTTGCCTGTGCCGCAGTGGCGCCAGCAATTGCATTATCGCCTCAAGGAAGGCGCGCTGATTGCCATGGGGGCGCTGTGCCTGTACCTGTGGATGGCGCTGCTGACCTACGACCAGGCCGACCCAGGCTTCAGCCATACCAGCAATGTCGAGCAGGTGCAGAATGCCGCCGGACGTGCGGGTGCTTACTTCGCCGATGTCCTGTTCATGGTGTTGGGCTACTTCGCCTATATCTTCCCGCTACTGCTGGCGATCAAGACCTGGCAGATCTTCCGTGAGCGTCACCAACCCTGGCAGTGGAGTGGCTGGCTGTTCTCCTGGCGCCTGATCGGCCTGGTGTTTCTGGTGCTTTCGGGCGCCGCGTTGGCGCATATCCACTTCCATTCGGCCGCCAGCCTGCCAGCTTCGGCCGGTGGTGCGCTGGGCGAAAGCCTTGGCGACCTGGCCAAGAACGCGTTGAACGTGCAGGGCAGCACCCTGATGTTCATTGCCTTGTTCCTGTTCGGTCTGACCGTGTTTACCGACCTGTCCTGGTTCAAGGTCATGGACGTGACCGGCAAGATCACCCTCGACCTGTTTGAACTGTTCCAGGGCGCCGCCAACCGCTGGTGGGCCGCGCGCAACGAGCGTAAGCGCCTGGTGGCGCAGCTGCGTGAAGTTGACGACCATGAGTATGACGTAGTGGCCCCGGTAGTGCCGGATCGCCGCGAGCAGGTCAAGGCCAAGGAACGCATCATCGAGCGTGAACCTGTCCCGAGCAAACCTGTCGCCGAGCGTGTGCAGCCGCCTGCGCCAGTGATCATGCCGACGCCGGCCAAGGTGCCGGAGCCGAGCAAGCGCGTGCAGAAGGAAAAGCAGGCGCCACTGTTCGTCGACAGTGCCGTCGAAGGTACGTTGCCGCCGATCTCAATCCTTGATCCTGCCGAGAAAAAGCAGGTCAATTACTCGCCCGAATCCCTGGCCAGTGTCGGCAACCTGCTGGAAATCAAACTCAAGGAATTCGGCGTTGAGGTCTCGGTGGACTCCATCCATCCGGGGCCGGTGATCACCCGTTACGAAATCCAGCCGGCCGCTGGCGTCAAGGTCAGCCGTATCGCCAACCTGGCGAAAGACCTCGCCCGTTCCCTGGCGGTGACCAGCGTGCGTGTGGTTGAAGTGATTCCCGGCAAGACCACCGTCGGTATCGAGATTCCCAACGAAGACCGGCAGATCGTACGCTTTTCCGAAGTACTGTCGTCGCCGCAATACGACGAAGCCAAATCGCCAGTCACCATGGCCCTGGGGCACGACATCGGCGGCAAGCCTGTGATCACGGACCTGGCCAAGATGCCGCACTTGCTGGTAGCCGGTACCACCGGTTCGGGTAAGTCGGTGGGGGTCAACGCGATGATCCTGTCGATCCTGTTCAAGTCCGGTCCGGAAGACGCCAAGCTGATCATGATCGACCCGAAAATGCTCGAATTGTCGATCTATGAAGGCATCCCGCACCTGCTTTGCCCTGTGGTCACCGACATGAAAGACGCCGCCAACGCCCTGCGCTGGAGCGTTGCCGAGATGGAGCGGCGCTACAAGCTGATGGCGGCCATGGGCGTGCGTAACCTGGCGGGCTTCAACCGCAAGGTCAAAGACGCCGAAGAGGCCGGTGAGCCGATCTACGATCCGATGTTCAAGCGCGAAAGCATGGATGACGTGCCGCCGCTGCTGAAAACCCTGCCGACCATCGTCGTAGTGGTCGACGAATTCGCCGACATGATGATGATTGTCGGCAAGAAGGTCGAAGAGCTGATCGCGCGTATCGCCCAGAAGGCCCGTGCCGCCGGTATCCACCTGATTCTCGCGACCCAGCGGCCTTCGGTGGACGTGATTACCGGTCTGATCAAGGCCAACATTCCGACCCGTATGGCCTTCCAGGTTTCGAGCAAGATCGACTCCCGAACCATCATCGATCAGGGCGGCGCCGAACAGCTGCTCGGCCACGGTGACATGCTTTACATGCCGCCGGGCACCAGCCTGCCGATTCGTGTGCATGGTGCTTTCGTTTCCGACGATGAAGTCCACCGGGTGGTCGAAGCGTGGAAATTGCGCGGCGCTCCGGACTACAACGAAGATATCCTCAGCGGTGTCGAAGAGGCCGGTAGTGGTTTCGATGGCGGTAGTGGCGGTGGCGGCGACGATGATGCCGAAACCGACGCGCTGTACGATGAAGCCGTGCAATTCGTCCTGGAAAGCCGCCGCGCCTCCATCTCCGCCGTACAGCGCAAGCTGAAGATCGGCTACAACCGCGCCGCGCGGATGATCGAGGCGATGGAAATGGCCGGTGTGGTCACCGCGATGAACACCAACGGCTCGCGCGAAGTGATTGCCCCCGGGCCGTCCCGCGACTGA
- a CDS encoding NADP-dependent isocitrate dehydrogenase, which produces MPTRSKIIYTFTDEAPALATYSLLPIVEAFTACADIAVETRDISLAGRILSAFPEQLGADKQVADHLAELGQLATTPEANIIKLPNISASVPQLKAAIKELQAKGFNVPDYPEAAATDAEKEAKARYDRIKGSAVNPVLREGNSDRRAPLSVKNYARKHPHKMGAWAADSKSHVAHMSHGDFYGSEKAALIEADDSLRIELLDKNGTTTVLKEKTSVKAGEIIDCAVLSTKALRKFIAAEIEDAKAKGVLLSVHLKATMMKVSDPIMFGQIVAEYYQDALNKHAAVLEEIGFNLNNGIGDLYARIKALPAEQQAQIEADVKAVYDVRPALAMVNSDKGITNLHVPSDVIVDASMPAMIRDSGKMWNTEGQLQDTKAVIPDRCYATIYQAVIEDCKQHGAFDPTTMGSVPNVGLMAQKAEEYGSHDKTFQAKADGVIRVVDGKGNLLLSQEVEAGDIFRMCQTKDAPIQDWVKLAVNRARASNTPALFWLDPQRAHDGVLIEKVQKYLKDHDTAGLDIRVLSPVEAMKVSLQRIRAGQDTISVTGNVLRDYLTDLFPIMELGTSAKMLSIVPLMNNGGLFETGAGGSAPKHVQQLVEENFLRWDSLGEFLALAASLEHLSSAYGNAKAQVLANTLDQATGKFLDENKSPARKVGGIDNRGSHFYLTLFWAQALAAQTEDAALQARFAPLAKALAENEATIVAELNAVQGKPAEIGGYYYPDAELTSKVMRPSQTLNSAIAAL; this is translated from the coding sequence ATGCCCACCCGATCCAAGATCATCTACACCTTCACTGACGAAGCCCCTGCCCTCGCCACCTATTCACTGCTCCCCATCGTCGAAGCCTTCACCGCTTGCGCCGACATCGCCGTAGAAACCCGGGACATCTCTCTGGCCGGCCGCATCCTTTCTGCCTTCCCTGAACAGCTCGGCGCCGACAAGCAAGTGGCCGACCACCTGGCAGAACTGGGCCAACTGGCAACCACGCCAGAAGCCAACATCATCAAGCTGCCGAACATCAGCGCCTCGGTACCGCAGCTCAAAGCCGCGATCAAGGAACTGCAAGCCAAGGGCTTCAACGTTCCTGACTACCCTGAAGCCGCCGCTACCGATGCCGAGAAAGAAGCCAAGGCTCGCTACGACCGCATCAAGGGCAGCGCCGTAAACCCGGTTCTGCGCGAAGGCAACTCCGACCGCCGCGCGCCGCTGTCGGTCAAGAACTACGCACGCAAGCACCCGCACAAGATGGGCGCCTGGGCTGCTGACTCCAAGTCCCACGTGGCACACATGAGCCACGGCGACTTCTACGGCAGCGAGAAAGCCGCGCTGATCGAAGCCGATGACAGCCTGCGCATCGAACTGCTGGACAAGAACGGCACCACCACCGTTCTGAAAGAAAAGACCTCGGTCAAAGCCGGCGAGATCATCGACTGCGCAGTACTGAGCACCAAAGCCCTGCGCAAGTTCATCGCCGCTGAAATCGAAGACGCCAAGGCCAAGGGCGTACTGCTGTCGGTACACCTCAAAGCCACCATGATGAAGGTTTCCGACCCGATCATGTTCGGCCAGATCGTTGCCGAGTACTACCAGGACGCGCTGAACAAGCACGCTGCAGTACTGGAAGAAATCGGCTTCAACCTGAACAACGGTATCGGCGACCTGTACGCCCGCATCAAGGCCCTGCCAGCTGAACAGCAGGCGCAGATCGAAGCCGACGTCAAAGCCGTCTACGACGTGCGTCCGGCGCTGGCCATGGTCAACTCCGACAAGGGCATCACCAACCTGCACGTGCCAAGCGACGTCATCGTCGACGCCTCGATGCCGGCGATGATCCGTGACTCGGGCAAGATGTGGAACACCGAAGGTCAGCTGCAAGACACCAAGGCAGTCATCCCGGACCGTTGCTACGCGACCATCTACCAGGCCGTTATCGAAGACTGCAAGCAACACGGCGCCTTCGATCCGACCACCATGGGCAGCGTGCCGAACGTTGGCCTGATGGCGCAGAAAGCCGAAGAGTACGGCTCGCACGACAAGACCTTCCAGGCCAAGGCCGACGGCGTGATCCGTGTAGTTGACGGCAAGGGCAACCTGCTGCTGTCGCAGGAAGTCGAAGCCGGCGACATCTTCCGCATGTGCCAGACCAAAGACGCGCCGATCCAGGACTGGGTCAAACTGGCCGTCAACCGCGCCCGCGCCAGCAACACCCCGGCGCTGTTCTGGCTTGACCCGCAGCGTGCCCACGACGGCGTGCTGATCGAGAAGGTCCAGAAGTACCTGAAAGACCACGACACCGCTGGCCTGGACATCCGCGTCCTGTCGCCTGTCGAGGCGATGAAGGTTTCCCTGCAGCGCATCCGCGCCGGCCAGGACACCATCTCGGTAACCGGTAACGTACTGCGCGACTACCTGACCGACCTGTTCCCGATCATGGAGCTGGGCACCAGCGCCAAGATGCTGTCGATCGTGCCGCTGATGAACAACGGCGGCCTGTTCGAAACCGGCGCCGGCGGTTCGGCACCGAAACACGTACAGCAACTGGTTGAAGAGAACTTCCTGCGCTGGGATTCGCTGGGTGAGTTCCTGGCCCTGGCCGCTTCCCTGGAGCACCTGAGCAGCGCCTACGGCAACGCCAAGGCCCAGGTCCTGGCCAACACCCTGGATCAGGCTACCGGCAAGTTCCTCGACGAGAACAAGTCGCCAGCCCGAAAGGTCGGCGGTATCGACAACCGTGGCAGCCACTTCTACCTGACCCTGTTCTGGGCCCAGGCACTGGCCGCCCAGACCGAAGACGCTGCCCTGCAAGCGCGCTTCGCCCCACTGGCAAAAGCCCTGGCCGAGAACGAAGCGACCATCGTCGCTGAACTCAACGCCGTTCAGGGCAAGCCGGCTGAAATCGGTGGTTACTACTACCCGGATGCCGAGCTGACCAGCAAAGTGATGCGCCCGAGCCAGACCCTCAACAGCGCGATTGCCGCCCTGTAA
- the clpS gene encoding ATP-dependent Clp protease adapter ClpS, with protein sequence MHAHSQIRLTFNQDRPQSHEDDGSGLAVQEAKPALQAPPMYKVVLFNDDYTPMDFVVEVLEVFFNLNRELATKVMLAVHTEGRAVCGLFTRDIAETKAMQVNQYARESQHPLLCEIEKDG encoded by the coding sequence ATGCATGCACATAGCCAGATTCGACTAACATTCAATCAGGATCGCCCGCAATCGCATGAGGACGATGGTTCTGGCCTGGCGGTACAGGAGGCCAAGCCGGCCCTGCAGGCGCCACCCATGTACAAGGTGGTTTTGTTCAACGATGACTACACACCGATGGATTTCGTCGTCGAAGTGCTCGAGGTGTTTTTTAACCTGAATCGCGAGCTGGCGACCAAGGTCATGCTGGCCGTCCATACAGAAGGACGGGCAGTATGCGGATTGTTTACCCGTGACATCGCCGAGACCAAGGCCATGCAGGTCAACCAATACGCAAGGGAAAGCCAGCATCCGCTACTCTGTGAAATCGAGAAGGACGGTTAA